The nucleotide window CCCCGAACTCGACCGCGACGCCGGACAGCGCGAGCTGGGTCACCGGCCCGTCCACTCCCGCCAGGCCGGCTCATCGTCCCCCACGGTGAGCTGCTGCTGGAAGCGGACCAGCGGCATCCGCAGCAGGAGCGGCTCCTCGGCCAGGCGGTCGAGCCAGCGCTCGTCGCTCAGCCGGGCCGCGCCCAGTCCGAGCTCGGCGAAGCGGCGCGAGCCGCGATCGAGCAGCGCCTGGACCCCGAACTTCTGGGCGAAGCGCTTGAGCTCCCCGGGCGAGGCGGCGCGCTCGAGCAGGTCAACGAAATGGGTCTTGACCCTGCGCTCGGCGAAGAAGCGCAGCGCCTTCCGGGTGTCGGCGCTCTTGCGGATGCCGAAGATCTGGACTTCCATGGGGCGGGAATTTACACCCGGAGGGGCTGGCCGACCTCCAGCGTCCCGGTGCCCCGGTGCACGACATTCTGGCCGAAAAGGATCTTGCTGCCCTGCTTGCGGTAGGTGGCGAGGGTGCGGAGCGGCTCCTTCCCCCGCTCGGCGGTGGCTTGGTCGGTGGTGGTGATGACGCAGCGGTCACAGGGCTTGACGACATCGAAGGCGATCTCGCCGATGCGGAAGCTGGTGAGCTCGTCCTCCACGTAGGGTAGGCCGCCTGCGACCACCAGGTTGGGGCGGAAGCGGTTCATCGGGAGCGGGACGCCGAGCCGCCCATTCAGATCGGCCAGGGATCCCTCGCTGAGGAGCAGAAAGGGGAAACCGTCTGCGAAGCTTACCCGTGAGCCGTGCGATGTCGGCGGGGTATACAACGGGTCGGTGGGTCGGACCGAATCCTCTGGCATGTACACCAGGCTGCAGTCGCAGCCCAACACCCTGGAAAACCATTCGGCGGGTCCTGTCCCGAGCCAGAGCGCCTCACAGCGATCTCGCCAGACTCGGACGGAGGTGCGCACCGGCGACGTGGGCACAAGTGGCAGTTCCAGCGCCGGGCTCGCCTCCGCCACGACCCGAAGCACCCCCTGGGTGATCGAGGGACGAATCAGGGCGAGACGAGGATGAGTCCGCTGGGTGAGAAACGTTCCGCTCGCGTCGACCACCATCCACCGGCGGTCGTGATGCAGGCCGAACGCATCCACGTCCCAGGTGGAGAGGGGGATTCCGGCTGCGGATTTGATGGGATAGAGGGTTAGACCCCCGAGCCTGAGTTCCGACATGGCGCGATCTCGGCGCCCTACGCGGACCGTCTCATCAGAAGGCGAGCGCTGAGCCTCAATCCGAGGCTCGGTGCTGCTCGATCCAGGCCGCGAAGTGCAAGAGGAACCCGGCGAGAAATCGGCGAGTCGGCTCGTCCGTCAGCCTGCCCTCGATGTCGAAGCGCTCTTGGGCTCGGCCAACCAGGACTTCAGGCTGAAGCATTACGGGGCTGTTGGTCAGCACGAACGCCTGGCGAAGCTGCATCTGGCCTCTCGCCGTTCCTGCCAGTCCGGTCGATGCGCCCATGATGGCGATCGGTTTCCGTTCGAGGGCACTCCCCTTGAGGGGTTGCGACAGCCAATCAACCGCGTTCTTCAGGATACCGGGGACACCATGGTTGTACTCCGGTGTGGCGAAGAGGAGACCATCGCACGCCCCGATGGCGGTTCGGAGGTGTGCGACGGAACCGGGAGTACCGGAGGAGTCCAGGTCGGCGTTGAACATCGGCAGCAGCGCCAGGTCTTCAATCGTGATCATCATTGTGGAGGGCACGAGCTCCTGCGCAGCCCGGAGCAGCGCACGGTTGTAGGAGCCGCTTCGGAGGCTCCCGGCGACCCCGACCACCCTGAGCAATCTGCCAGCGTTTCCGGCGGTCACGACTGGTCCTTGCCCATTGTTCGTGAGCACTGGTCCTGCCTTACCAAATCGGAGTCGAAGAAAATCCCGTTGGCAAGGTCATGAACCAGGACATTCGCCGGGAGCGACTTGAACCGCCGTAGACGCTTGCCCCTGATCAGACGTGGAGCGAGTGCCCTGAGCAATTTGTTCCGGTTCAGCCGTAGGTACATTG belongs to Gemmatimonadales bacterium and includes:
- a CDS encoding ArsC/Spx/MgsR family protein, which translates into the protein MEVQIFGIRKSADTRKALRFFAERRVKTHFVDLLERAASPGELKRFAQKFGVQALLDRGSRRFAELGLGAARLSDERWLDRLAEEPLLLRMPLVRFQQQLTVGDDEPAWREWTGR
- a CDS encoding MOSC N-terminal beta barrel domain-containing protein; the encoded protein is MSELRLGGLTLYPIKSAAGIPLSTWDVDAFGLHHDRRWMVVDASGTFLTQRTHPRLALIRPSITQGVLRVVAEASPALELPLVPTSPVRTSVRVWRDRCEALWLGTGPAEWFSRVLGCDCSLVYMPEDSVRPTDPLYTPPTSHGSRVSFADGFPFLLLSEGSLADLNGRLGVPLPMNRFRPNLVVAGGLPYVEDELTSFRIGEIAFDVVKPCDRCVITTTDQATAERGKEPLRTLATYRKQGSKILFGQNVVHRGTGTLEVGQPLRV
- a CDS encoding NAD(P)H-dependent oxidoreductase is translated as MTAGNAGRLLRVVGVAGSLRSGSYNRALLRAAQELVPSTMMITIEDLALLPMFNADLDSSGTPGSVAHLRTAIGACDGLLFATPEYNHGVPGILKNAVDWLSQPLKGSALERKPIAIMGASTGLAGTARGQMQLRQAFVLTNSPVMLQPEVLVGRAQERFDIEGRLTDEPTRRFLAGFLLHFAAWIEQHRASD